From a region of the Candidatus Methylomirabilis limnetica genome:
- a CDS encoding type II toxin-antitoxin system PemK/MazF family toxin has translation MIPLTLSRGDVVLTRFPFTDLMGSSLRPAVVVSQGQVGQDIVLVAVSSVVRGSLVPTDYSIDITHPEFALTGLRVTSVLRMHKLAAVERSVVVRRLGRLGPRLQAEVDRLLCAVLGL, from the coding sequence GTGATACCCCTGACCCTCTCTCGTGGTGACGTTGTCCTGACGCGATTTCCGTTCACCGATCTGATGGGCTCCTCACTCCGACCTGCCGTCGTTGTGTCTCAAGGCCAGGTTGGCCAGGACATAGTGCTCGTAGCGGTTTCGAGCGTCGTGCGCGGGTCGCTTGTGCCCACCGATTACTCCATTGATATCACACACCCGGAATTTGCCCTTACAGGTCTGCGTGTGACATCGGTCTTACGGATGCACAAGTTGGCTGCCGTGGAACGTTCAGTTGTCGTCCGTCGTCTGGGGCGCCTCGGCCCACGGTTACAAGCGGAAGTAGACAGACTGCTGTGTGCGGTTCTGGGACTATAA
- a CDS encoding DUF6036 family nucleotidyltransferase, producing the protein MSRLTTERLSKLLEEYVRQTGVSVDLLLVGGLALQAYGYADRATQDVDGEVTGDLEPLVEFLRQHNIPADLGENMSGWSVIAMPPGYRDRTSVMYEQPGLRVRLLHPTDFVIAKLRRGTELDLEDAEYVVRRFDLTPEAVQAAAAAALMASPKDTALFLFRKTVEIFCARLIGQPRDSS; encoded by the coding sequence TTGTCGCGACTCACGACTGAGCGACTTTCAAAGCTGCTCGAAGAGTACGTACGCCAGACCGGCGTGTCTGTCGATCTCTTGCTGGTCGGCGGCCTTGCGCTGCAGGCATACGGCTATGCCGATCGCGCGACTCAGGACGTCGACGGCGAGGTGACGGGCGATCTCGAGCCCTTGGTTGAATTTCTCCGGCAGCACAATATCCCAGCCGACCTTGGAGAAAATATGTCCGGGTGGTCGGTTATCGCCATGCCTCCTGGATACCGTGATCGGACCTCGGTGATGTATGAGCAGCCCGGCCTTCGCGTGCGGCTCTTACATCCGACCGATTTTGTCATCGCGAAGCTACGGCGAGGAACAGAGCTCGATCTGGAGGACGCGGAATATGTCGTACGTCGCTTCGACCTTACCCCCGAAGCGGTTCAGGCGGCTGCAGCGGCCGCTCTTATGGCTTCGCCGAAAGATACAGCGCTCTTCCTCTTCCGCAAGACAGTCGAGATATTCTGTGCGCGACTGATCGGGCAGCCTAGAGATTCCTCGTAG
- a CDS encoding DNA internalization-related competence protein ComEC/Rec2 encodes MGETGPSTALRAQDAEWRQEIDGVRRPLVPLILAFLLGIVAARLLQLPTLVWFLAGLVAAGLTLLSAAYHRLRVAGILLLLLFFSLGAGRLGVESHLLPPHHIDHLPEEVLEQPLLIEGVVASPNDPLAGGDREIESEAGRVRVLLDLRTIWLAGREIEVTGRVRLTLLHPEFVPAYGERIRGQFKLRQPRGYGNPGGFDYPLYLRSQGVTLEGWAGKGDTIERRGTGEGNPLLTWAYTLRNRMIRAVNGLLPPDQASLLVALTLGARSDIPRQTTEAFQASGTYHILAISGLNVSILAGALFFLLKAVRVPLRPSALLSMGLITFYAALAGGSVSVVRAAVMADVYLLGLVLDREADSFNTLALSALGLLLWQPLFLFDVGFQLTFVATGAILVAVDRVPLISLPPPWRWAVTPVVLSVAAFFGTAPILASTFYRISPVGILANLPIVPLSGLLTGAGMLFAVLATVIPRSIGWFATLIGLLIDLLVNLAGWFARVPFASVTIFPPSVPMVVCYYLALGAWIAVAWRRWLRWMACVATLALAILVSARMFPIFQNGQVRMTVLDVGQGDGIVLELPGKRTILIDGGGLFDDRFDIGEQVVVPFLLSRWIGRVDLMVLTHPHADHLNGLQAVLRRFPVGQVWDSGQRAAMPAYLWLEETLRYRRIPHKILHDGYRTSEFAPVQIAVLHPANPMPHDSPRGHFSDVNSNSLVLTVRYGKATLLLPGDIEQEAEGLLLEQGADLQAQVLKVPHHGGRTSSSEPFLARVQPKIAIVSAGYRNRFRHPHQETLDRYRATAIDLYRTDRDGAVTVTSDGNTVEVATFRQPGRQLWQGSRQP; translated from the coding sequence GTGGGTGAAACGGGACCGAGCACCGCATTAAGGGCGCAAGACGCCGAATGGCGACAGGAGATTGACGGCGTACGCCGTCCGCTTGTACCGCTGATCCTTGCGTTCCTCCTGGGGATCGTGGCGGCGCGCCTTCTGCAGCTTCCGACGCTCGTCTGGTTTCTCGCCGGACTCGTAGCCGCCGGCCTTACCCTGCTGAGTGCCGCGTATCACCGCCTTCGCGTTGCCGGCATCTTGCTTCTACTCTTGTTCTTCTCCCTTGGCGCGGGTCGCCTCGGGGTCGAGTCCCACCTTCTCCCTCCGCATCACATCGACCATCTGCCCGAAGAAGTTCTGGAGCAACCGCTTCTGATAGAGGGGGTTGTGGCCTCACCAAACGATCCCCTGGCCGGCGGCGACAGGGAGATCGAGAGCGAAGCGGGGCGAGTTCGGGTCCTTCTCGATCTGCGGACCATCTGGTTGGCGGGGCGGGAGATCGAGGTTACCGGACGCGTGCGCCTGACCCTGCTTCATCCCGAGTTCGTTCCTGCCTACGGGGAACGCATTCGCGGGCAGTTTAAGCTTCGCCAACCGCGAGGATACGGCAATCCCGGCGGGTTCGACTACCCGCTCTATCTCAGAAGTCAGGGTGTGACGCTTGAAGGGTGGGCGGGCAAAGGCGACACCATCGAGCGACGAGGAACAGGCGAGGGAAACCCGCTGCTCACCTGGGCCTATACCCTCCGCAACCGGATGATTCGTGCGGTGAACGGCCTGTTGCCGCCGGATCAGGCGTCCCTGCTCGTGGCCCTGACCCTCGGCGCACGTTCCGACATCCCGCGCCAGACCACCGAGGCGTTCCAAGCATCCGGCACGTATCACATCCTGGCCATCTCTGGCCTCAACGTGAGTATCCTCGCCGGCGCGCTGTTTTTTCTTTTGAAAGCCGTCCGTGTCCCGCTGCGCCCGAGCGCGTTGCTCTCAATGGGTCTCATCACCTTTTATGCTGCCCTGGCGGGCGGGAGCGTATCTGTGGTCAGGGCGGCAGTGATGGCTGACGTCTACCTGCTAGGGTTGGTCCTTGACCGGGAGGCTGATTCGTTCAATACCCTCGCCCTCTCCGCCCTAGGGCTTCTCCTTTGGCAACCGCTGTTCCTGTTCGATGTCGGGTTTCAGCTCACCTTTGTCGCCACCGGGGCGATCTTGGTTGCGGTCGATCGGGTGCCGTTGATTTCACTGCCGCCGCCATGGCGATGGGCTGTAACCCCCGTGGTATTGTCTGTTGCGGCCTTCTTCGGGACAGCCCCGATTCTCGCCTCGACCTTCTATCGGATCTCACCTGTCGGCATCCTGGCCAACCTTCCGATCGTGCCCCTGAGCGGGCTACTCACGGGGGCGGGAATGCTGTTTGCCGTGCTGGCGACGGTAATCCCACGATCCATCGGGTGGTTTGCCACACTCATAGGATTGCTGATCGATCTGCTGGTCAACCTCGCCGGCTGGTTTGCGCGCGTGCCGTTCGCGTCGGTGACGATCTTCCCCCCGTCCGTACCGATGGTCGTCTGCTACTACCTGGCCCTGGGCGCATGGATTGCGGTTGCATGGCGACGGTGGCTCCGGTGGATGGCGTGCGTAGCGACCCTCGCTCTCGCAATCCTGGTCAGCGCACGGATGTTTCCCATTTTTCAGAACGGCCAGGTACGAATGACGGTCCTCGACGTTGGGCAAGGCGACGGCATTGTCCTGGAGCTTCCCGGGAAGCGAACCATCCTGATCGACGGCGGTGGTCTATTCGACGATCGGTTCGATATCGGGGAGCAGGTGGTGGTCCCGTTCCTGCTCTCCCGTTGGATCGGCCGCGTGGATCTCATGGTCCTCACCCACCCACATGCGGATCACCTGAACGGCCTGCAAGCCGTCCTCCGCCGTTTTCCGGTCGGCCAGGTCTGGGATAGCGGCCAGCGAGCGGCCATGCCGGCATACCTCTGGCTCGAAGAGACGCTACGCTACAGGCGTATCCCCCACAAGATCCTGCACGACGGGTACCGGACGTCTGAGTTTGCTCCGGTACAGATCGCGGTGCTGCATCCTGCTAACCCGATGCCCCACGACTCGCCCCGTGGCCATTTTTCTGACGTGAACAGCAACTCGCTGGTCCTGACCGTACGGTACGGTAAGGCAACGCTGCTCTTGCCCGGTGATATTGAACAGGAGGCGGAAGGCCTGCTGCTTGAGCAGGGAGCGGATCTGCAGGCCCAGGTGCTGAAGGTACCGCACCACGGCGGCAGAACGAGCAGCAGTGAGCCGTTCCTCGCGAGAGTGCAACCGAAGATCGCTATAGTTTCTGCCGGCTACCGAAACCGCTTCCGGCATCCGCATCAGGAGACGTTAGACCGGTACCGTGCAACCGCCATCGACCTGTACAGAACCGACCGGGATGGCGCCGTCACCGTCACGAGTGATGGCAACACCGTCGAAGTGGCGACCTTTCGACAGCCCGGTCGGCAGCTATGGCAGGGTAGCCGGCAGCCGTAG
- a CDS encoding sialidase family protein has protein sequence MMHRRGMGIIVLVGSLVILSEKVTWAQVGPERSAAMKQTVERVKAFAERMPESARSMLSSGALNLINLAERWDRIEPYLRQMRPASRPSDRPTVPPDVEEALAGRILSPKQVSNPAIDVLSSRFAGFTQSETSTAWCGNNVVIGFNDSGSYLETYFSLAGLSFNGVARSTNKGRSFTDLGFLNPGPVVTDFLAGDPVVACSDPNTFYYASLFDRGATSDISVSKSIDGGAIFGNPISAVSKSIATHFLDKEWIAVDPTSPNRLFVTYTDFDLSGAVCGFNAGDPILRTAIELVRSVDGGVSWGPPVVISEVCDLAGVQGSQVAVGPGGEVYVAWEAFAASGASEIDIRKSTDNGSTFGPLVKVNDMICAGSCARLQGNFRSSEFPTLAVDRSGTSTNGYVYIAWNDGRNLTVPDFWVGAYGYTDILFSRSTDGGATWLPPVRVNDNPEPLSSGLGTDQYQPGIAVDKAGKIGVCFYDRRRDPSNFLIDWECASSKNAGISWKNKKITKTNFPAVPSQDLLLNSRYMGDYDGLASDFTKTNSGFIGAWGDNSLGNPDIKAGKF, from the coding sequence GTGATGCATCGACGAGGGATGGGGATCATCGTTTTGGTGGGCAGTCTCGTTATCCTGAGCGAGAAGGTTACATGGGCCCAGGTTGGCCCGGAACGGTCGGCAGCCATGAAGCAGACGGTGGAACGAGTTAAGGCCTTCGCAGAACGCATGCCAGAATCTGCGCGAAGCATGCTCTCGAGTGGCGCTCTCAACCTGATTAATCTGGCGGAGCGGTGGGACCGGATCGAACCGTACCTGCGGCAAATGCGGCCAGCGTCCCGTCCCTCGGATCGACCGACCGTACCGCCTGACGTGGAAGAGGCTCTGGCTGGTCGGATCCTGTCACCCAAGCAGGTCTCGAACCCGGCTATTGATGTATTATCCTCCCGCTTCGCAGGGTTTACCCAGAGTGAGACCTCGACCGCATGGTGCGGGAACAATGTGGTGATCGGCTTTAATGACTCGGGGAGTTATCTGGAGACATACTTTTCACTCGCAGGATTGAGCTTCAATGGGGTCGCCCGCTCGACCAACAAAGGAAGATCGTTCACCGACTTGGGCTTCCTGAACCCCGGGCCGGTGGTCACCGACTTTCTAGCGGGAGACCCTGTTGTTGCGTGTAGCGATCCGAACACATTTTACTATGCATCGCTCTTCGACAGGGGGGCAACAAGTGACATCTCGGTCTCGAAGTCGATTGACGGTGGGGCGATCTTCGGTAACCCGATTTCAGCGGTCAGTAAAAGTATTGCCACACATTTTCTGGACAAAGAGTGGATAGCTGTAGACCCCACAAGCCCAAACCGACTCTTCGTCACCTATACAGACTTTGACCTCTCGGGCGCGGTGTGCGGATTTAACGCCGGTGACCCCATCTTGAGAACCGCCATCGAACTGGTCCGCTCTGTGGATGGAGGGGTAAGCTGGGGCCCTCCTGTGGTAATCAGTGAGGTCTGCGATCTTGCTGGCGTTCAGGGCTCACAGGTAGCGGTCGGGCCCGGCGGCGAGGTCTATGTTGCCTGGGAAGCGTTCGCGGCTTCAGGCGCGAGCGAGATCGACATCCGGAAGTCCACGGATAATGGTTCGACGTTCGGACCTTTGGTGAAGGTGAACGATATGATCTGTGCGGGAAGCTGCGCGCGTCTCCAGGGTAACTTTCGCTCATCTGAATTCCCCACACTGGCTGTAGACCGATCGGGTACCTCGACGAACGGCTATGTCTATATCGCCTGGAATGATGGTCGAAATCTAACGGTGCCAGATTTTTGGGTAGGGGCTTACGGGTATACCGACATCCTGTTCAGCCGCTCAACGGACGGCGGCGCTACATGGTTGCCTCCTGTTCGGGTCAATGACAACCCTGAACCATTGTCGTCCGGTCTGGGAACCGACCAGTATCAGCCGGGGATCGCCGTGGATAAAGCGGGGAAGATCGGTGTCTGTTTCTATGATCGACGTCGGGACCCCAGTAATTTTCTGATCGACTGGGAATGCGCCTCATCCAAGAATGCTGGGATCAGTTGGAAAAATAAGAAGATTACAAAGACCAATTTCCCGGCAGTTCCGAGCCAGGATCTGTTGCTGAATTCCAGATACATGGGGGACTACGACGGCCTGGCCAGTGATTTTACTAAAACGAACAGCGGTTTTATCGGTGCCTGGGGGGATAACTCCCTCGGTAACCCCGATATTAAGGCTGGGAAGTTTTAG
- a CDS encoding CPBP family intramembrane glutamic endopeptidase, which yields MGIAVVIIGIVMLAVTLIAMMKKSTRGGLGAWLAEKPLRIWWLPFLMLAYYSIVSIAVDQWGFNQFALLAAYFGVPTLLLYLTGPKSDETFTGRDLVINFAVALWIWLLIELKIVDTNWLRVQIGSTRPTALPLGVYAAVIYTLIALSGWRRFDLKCDLSFKKSDLLPTAATFGVLSVTLLLITLSTGLTTWGIAKVVSPNPLGLPMAMAIPVAILVAVPMIFVSIGVVEEILFRGAIQNLLRHRLHPIGALVIASVVFGLAHVNKRALGFDVPNWPYAGVATIAGLGYGFVFWKTNSIMASATLHAMVDTMWVLFLRGGK from the coding sequence ATGGGGATCGCAGTGGTCATCATCGGCATCGTCATGCTGGCAGTGACGCTCATCGCGATGATGAAAAAATCAACTCGAGGAGGCCTAGGCGCTTGGCTTGCGGAAAAGCCTCTTCGCATCTGGTGGCTCCCATTTCTCATGCTGGCGTACTACAGCATAGTGAGCATAGCGGTCGATCAGTGGGGCTTCAATCAATTCGCACTGTTGGCGGCATATTTTGGAGTGCCGACATTGCTGCTCTACCTGACCGGACCAAAATCCGACGAGACATTCACCGGAAGAGACCTGGTGATTAATTTTGCCGTAGCGCTGTGGATCTGGTTGCTAATTGAGTTGAAGATTGTGGACACGAATTGGCTTCGGGTGCAAATCGGTAGCACCCGGCCCACCGCTCTGCCGTTAGGCGTGTACGCGGCTGTCATTTATACACTCATTGCCCTGTCGGGGTGGAGAAGATTTGATCTGAAGTGCGATCTATCTTTTAAAAAGTCCGATCTGCTCCCGACGGCAGCAACCTTCGGAGTTCTCAGCGTCACGCTGTTGTTGATTACGCTCTCTACCGGGCTGACCACATGGGGGATCGCCAAGGTGGTGAGCCCCAATCCTCTTGGTTTACCTATGGCCATGGCCATTCCAGTCGCGATATTAGTAGCTGTTCCGATGATCTTTGTCAGCATCGGAGTGGTCGAAGAAATACTGTTTCGCGGTGCGATTCAGAATCTTCTCCGGCATCGCCTTCATCCAATTGGGGCACTGGTTATTGCGTCTGTAGTGTTTGGACTGGCGCATGTGAATAAAAGGGCGTTAGGGTTTGACGTCCCGAACTGGCCGTACGCCGGGGTAGCCACTATTGCCGGATTAGGATATGGGTTTGTGTTTTGGAAGACGAACTCCATCATGGCATCTGCAACGCTCCACGCAATGGTAGACACGATGTGGGTCCTCTTTCTCAGGGGTGGTAAATGA
- the lptF gene encoding LPS export ABC transporter permease LptF has product MTHDTSPAAIAMAEQIAELQERVLDDALGPRGHPRSSEAPWACRCGARTGFARRGGRHQLLRTDSGAVSITLYVVRCSSCRAVFSPFRQLIELASHGDRPEEILKHLRSLPPLRLHSGQALRPGSGQVLTKDLDDSKTSPPRRADVAIALTRRLRPFSLIDRYLLREMAASFALGLATFTFVLLMDQMMRLMDLIINKGAPVWVVLRLIFYVLPFSLTVTIPMSVLLAVLATYGRVSSEGEAIVLKTSGLSLYRLMAPAVLFGIVATLATLWISALVQPDSTRASKTLIHQLYQTKALTSLEEGVFNTEYQGLAIYVDHLKKQDGTFQGILVIDRRSQTDQHLIIAQEGKLLTRNGEADTLIGLQVSNGNLHISSRDDPGRYRNLDFETYDLQVPASDTLAEAAGRVKQGKEMNLGELRAQIARLEKDGDKAAWPLQVELHKKFSLPIACLILSAIGAPLAIRIKKASRGVSLALSVAIAVFYYILLATGESLGSRGQIEPALGVWFPNLTIGIIAISLVLAEGREAFLPARLRTAIRTLMVFLSRAISQQKTAKPDRYLT; this is encoded by the coding sequence ATGACTCACGACACATCACCGGCAGCTATCGCGATGGCTGAGCAGATTGCGGAACTCCAGGAGCGGGTTCTGGATGATGCGCTAGGGCCTCGAGGGCACCCACGATCGTCTGAAGCGCCATGGGCCTGCCGCTGCGGAGCCCGAACGGGCTTCGCCCGGAGGGGGGGGCGCCATCAACTTCTTCGTACCGACTCCGGAGCGGTTTCGATCACGCTGTACGTAGTACGCTGCTCTAGTTGTCGCGCTGTTTTCTCGCCATTTCGCCAGCTTATCGAGTTGGCATCGCACGGCGATCGACCGGAGGAGATCCTGAAGCATTTACGGTCGCTACCGCCTCTTCGACTCCACTCAGGACAGGCCCTTCGACCAGGCTCAGGACAGGTCTTGACTAAAGACCTCGATGACTCCAAGACCTCACCTCCACGTCGCGCCGATGTGGCGATCGCTCTCACCAGACGGCTGCGCCCCTTCTCCCTGATCGATCGATACCTGCTGAGAGAGATGGCAGCCTCCTTCGCACTCGGACTTGCGACCTTTACCTTCGTGCTGCTGATGGACCAGATGATGCGCTTAATGGATCTGATCATCAATAAGGGGGCTCCCGTTTGGGTCGTACTTCGTCTCATCTTCTACGTCCTCCCCTTTTCTCTCACGGTGACGATCCCAATGTCCGTGTTGTTAGCCGTCCTGGCCACGTATGGCCGCGTCTCGTCCGAGGGGGAGGCGATAGTACTTAAAACAAGCGGCCTCAGTTTGTACCGCCTTATGGCGCCAGCGGTTCTCTTCGGCATCGTTGCCACGCTCGCCACCCTTTGGATCAGTGCCCTTGTTCAGCCCGACAGTACAAGGGCCTCCAAGACGTTGATTCATCAACTCTACCAGACGAAGGCGCTCACGTCACTTGAGGAAGGGGTATTCAACACCGAGTACCAGGGGCTTGCGATCTACGTAGATCACTTGAAGAAACAGGACGGGACGTTTCAAGGCATCCTGGTCATCGATCGCAGGAGCCAGACCGACCAGCATCTCATTATCGCTCAGGAAGGCAAACTGCTCACGAGGAATGGTGAGGCAGACACACTGATCGGGCTCCAAGTGTCGAATGGAAATCTCCATATCAGCTCCCGCGACGATCCAGGCCGGTATCGAAATCTCGATTTCGAAACCTACGATCTTCAGGTCCCGGCTAGCGACACCCTCGCTGAGGCGGCGGGGCGAGTAAAGCAAGGCAAAGAGATGAATCTCGGGGAGCTGCGAGCGCAGATTGCACGGCTCGAAAAGGACGGAGACAAGGCTGCTTGGCCGCTGCAGGTAGAGCTACACAAGAAATTCTCTCTCCCGATTGCCTGCCTCATCCTAAGCGCGATAGGCGCCCCGCTCGCGATTCGCATCAAGAAGGCGAGCCGCGGCGTCAGCCTTGCCCTAAGCGTGGCTATTGCCGTGTTCTACTATATCTTGCTGGCAACCGGCGAGAGCCTTGGATCCCGGGGGCAGATCGAGCCCGCCCTCGGCGTATGGTTCCCGAACCTCACCATAGGCATCATCGCAATCAGCTTGGTTCTTGCGGAGGGCCGCGAGGCCTTTCTACCCGCCAGGCTTCGAACGGCTATTAGAACTCTGATGGTATTCCTTTCGCGGGCCATCTCACAGCAGAAGACCGCGAAACCGGATAGGTATCTAACGTAG
- the lptG gene encoding LPS export ABC transporter permease LptG yields MRILDRYLVREFLGTFVFSLVVLLALSAIVDLFDRLSRFLDVSGMVVLQYYVHRLPWFGFQVMPVAVLLAALFSLGRMVRHNELLAMKMGHLGSLRIIAPLLVLGLVVSLAALVLGESIIPQMNERALNTYRVKVQKVSPFQRTRDNDIWYRAKGNRFLHISLLEVASGNIHGLTIFELSPDFRLLRRVDAKEARWQDGRWWLRDGEISWTRPDGRYQVDPFTNITIDLEETPMDLAQVVREPEEMSSAELREYIERLAKSGVNSVRYQVDLAAKSSTAFVSVVMALIGIAFALRTGKRGVMAWSGACVVVAVCYSILNSLSISLGRGGVLPPIVAAWLPNALFTAAGLSSVLTIKS; encoded by the coding sequence ATGCGAATTCTGGATCGTTACCTTGTGAGAGAGTTTCTGGGGACGTTCGTCTTCTCGCTGGTAGTCCTCCTCGCGCTCTCCGCTATCGTTGACCTGTTCGACCGCCTGTCCCGCTTCCTCGACGTTTCCGGTATGGTGGTTCTCCAGTACTACGTCCATAGGCTGCCATGGTTCGGATTCCAGGTCATGCCGGTGGCGGTGCTTCTCGCCGCCCTATTCAGCCTTGGGAGAATGGTTCGGCACAACGAATTACTCGCCATGAAGATGGGTCATCTAGGTTCCTTGCGCATCATAGCTCCGCTTTTGGTCCTCGGCCTCGTGGTGAGCCTTGCGGCACTGGTCCTAGGTGAGTCGATAATCCCTCAAATGAACGAACGCGCGCTGAACACGTATCGAGTCAAGGTGCAGAAGGTCTCCCCCTTTCAGCGGACCAGGGACAACGATATCTGGTACCGGGCCAAGGGTAACCGGTTTTTGCACATCTCGCTACTGGAGGTGGCATCGGGTAACATCCATGGGCTGACCATCTTTGAACTCTCACCGGATTTCAGGCTACTGAGAAGGGTCGATGCAAAGGAGGCCCGATGGCAAGACGGGCGGTGGTGGCTTCGGGATGGCGAAATCTCCTGGACCAGGCCTGATGGGAGATATCAAGTCGATCCGTTTACGAACATTACGATTGATCTCGAAGAAACGCCCATGGATCTTGCCCAGGTCGTGCGGGAGCCTGAAGAGATGAGCTCTGCGGAGCTTCGGGAGTATATCGAGCGGCTCGCCAAAAGTGGGGTGAACTCTGTGCGGTATCAGGTAGACCTGGCTGCAAAGAGCTCTACAGCATTCGTGAGTGTCGTGATGGCCCTCATCGGGATCGCATTCGCCCTCCGTACCGGCAAGCGAGGCGTGATGGCCTGGTCGGGCGCCTGCGTGGTGGTAGCCGTATGTTACTCGATCCTCAACTCCCTCAGTATTTCTCTCGGGCGAGGCGGCGTCCTGCCCCCGATAGTTGCGGCGTGGCTTCCCAACGCCCTCTTCACCGCTGCCGGTCTCAGCTCCGTACTCACGATCAAGAGCTAA
- the ahcY gene encoding adenosylhomocysteinase, producing MPTLAEKNLSSSPDFKVADLSLADFGRKEIDIAEKEMPGLMAVREKYGKLKSLKGVRVTGSLHMTIQTAVLIETLVDLGADVRWASCNIFSTQDHAAAAIAVAGVPVFAWKGETLEEYWDCTFKALVHPGKNGEVLGPQLIVDDGGDATLLIHWGVKAEKDASFLDRKPENEEEGCILNLLKNTLKSYPGIWTRISKDWKGVSEETTTGVHRLYQMMEKGELLVPAINVNDSVTKSKFDNLYGCRESLADGIKRATDVMIAGKVVVVAGYGDVGKGCAHSMRSYGARVIVTEIDPINALQAAMEGFEVTVMEDAAKMGNIFVTATGNVDVITAAHMVTMKGESIICNIGHFDSEIDVAGLKSLPGVQHVNIKPQVDKYVLPNGNNLYLLAEGRLVNLGCATGHPSFVMSNSFTNQTLAQIDLWSNPRPIGVYTLPKKLDEEVARLHLEKLGIKLTRLSPKQAKYIGISPDGPYKPDHYRY from the coding sequence ATGCCGACGTTAGCAGAAAAAAATCTATCCTCTTCGCCTGATTTCAAGGTGGCGGATTTGTCCTTGGCCGATTTTGGTCGCAAAGAAATTGACATTGCTGAAAAAGAAATGCCCGGCCTGATGGCGGTGCGTGAGAAGTACGGGAAATTGAAATCTCTCAAAGGCGTCCGTGTAACCGGTTCGCTGCATATGACCATTCAAACAGCCGTGTTGATCGAAACCCTGGTCGACCTGGGTGCGGATGTTCGCTGGGCCTCTTGCAATATCTTTTCAACCCAAGACCATGCAGCGGCAGCCATTGCCGTGGCTGGAGTTCCCGTATTCGCCTGGAAAGGTGAAACCTTGGAAGAATATTGGGACTGTACTTTTAAAGCTCTGGTTCACCCTGGCAAAAACGGTGAGGTCCTGGGACCCCAGCTCATTGTAGATGATGGTGGCGATGCCACCTTACTCATTCATTGGGGAGTCAAGGCCGAAAAAGACGCGTCTTTCCTGGATCGAAAACCGGAGAACGAAGAGGAAGGCTGTATTCTCAACTTGTTGAAAAACACTTTGAAGTCCTATCCGGGTATTTGGACCCGCATAAGCAAAGACTGGAAAGGGGTTTCGGAGGAAACCACCACCGGCGTCCATCGTTTATACCAGATGATGGAAAAAGGGGAACTTTTGGTGCCGGCCATTAATGTGAACGACAGTGTCACCAAGAGCAAGTTCGATAATTTGTACGGATGCCGAGAATCATTGGCCGATGGCATCAAACGCGCCACCGATGTGATGATCGCAGGTAAAGTGGTGGTCGTGGCCGGCTACGGAGATGTGGGCAAGGGTTGCGCGCATAGTATGCGCAGTTACGGGGCCCGCGTTATCGTCACTGAGATTGATCCCATCAACGCCCTACAAGCGGCGATGGAGGGCTTTGAAGTCACCGTTATGGAAGACGCCGCCAAGATGGGGAATATTTTTGTAACCGCTACCGGTAACGTGGATGTCATTACCGCGGCTCACATGGTGACGATGAAAGGGGAAAGTATCATTTGCAACATCGGGCATTTCGACAGCGAAATCGATGTGGCCGGGTTGAAATCCCTTCCGGGTGTGCAACACGTCAACATCAAGCCCCAGGTGGATAAATATGTCCTTCCAAATGGGAATAACCTCTATCTTTTAGCAGAAGGACGTCTTGTCAATCTGGGTTGTGCCACGGGTCATCCCAGTTTCGTCATGTCGAATTCATTTACTAACCAAACCTTGGCCCAAATCGACCTTTGGAGCAACCCGCGGCCCATAGGTGTTTACACCTTACCTAAAAAGCTGGATGAGGAAGTCGCTCGACTGCATTTGGAAAAACTGGGAATCAAACTAACCCGGTTGAGTCCCAAGCAGGCTAAATATATCGGAATCTCTCCGGATGGTCCCTATAAGCCAGATCATTATCGTTATTAA